The following coding sequences are from one Catenulispora sp. GP43 window:
- a CDS encoding MBL fold metallo-hydrolase produces MDSGGPQTVAAAMPHTVTGGAVDPIDLAPVDEVVITTLVDNVYDALLPGEDGIARAPFQAGTAQAPQFESGATRVGLMAEHGFSALVTVRRGDTTTSVLFDTGLSPDAMVTNADRLGLDPLAVHAVVLSHGHFDHAGGLAGLAARRGTRALPMVVHPQVWTRRRLTAPGADFDLPTLSKRALTGEGFEVIERRQPSLLVDGSILITGEVDRTTAFEHGMPPAHQRWTGTEWEPDPLVIDDQALIINVRGKGLVVVTGCGHAGAVNIIRHAQRLTGVPRLHALLGGLHLGGAYFAPSIAPTVQALTELAPDLLVPGHCTGWQAQHALAAALSDSWVQGSSGTRYKLLAA; encoded by the coding sequence ATGGACTCGGGCGGTCCGCAGACCGTGGCGGCCGCGATGCCGCACACGGTCACCGGCGGCGCCGTCGACCCGATCGATCTGGCGCCGGTCGACGAGGTGGTGATCACCACGCTGGTCGACAACGTCTACGACGCACTGCTGCCCGGGGAAGACGGGATCGCCCGGGCGCCGTTCCAGGCCGGAACCGCCCAGGCACCGCAGTTCGAATCGGGCGCCACCCGGGTCGGGCTCATGGCCGAGCACGGTTTCTCCGCGCTGGTCACCGTCCGCCGCGGCGACACGACGACATCCGTGCTCTTCGACACCGGCCTGTCCCCGGACGCCATGGTCACCAACGCCGACCGGCTCGGCCTGGACCCACTCGCCGTCCACGCCGTCGTGCTCAGCCACGGACACTTCGACCACGCCGGCGGCCTGGCCGGGCTCGCTGCCCGCCGGGGAACCAGAGCCCTGCCGATGGTGGTCCACCCGCAGGTCTGGACCCGCCGCCGCCTCACCGCACCCGGCGCCGACTTCGACCTGCCGACGCTGAGCAAACGGGCCCTGACCGGCGAGGGCTTCGAAGTGATCGAACGCCGCCAGCCATCCCTGCTCGTCGACGGCTCCATCCTCATCACCGGAGAAGTCGACCGCACCACCGCCTTCGAACACGGCATGCCCCCGGCCCACCAGCGCTGGACCGGCACCGAGTGGGAACCCGACCCCCTCGTCATCGACGACCAAGCCCTCATCATCAACGTACGGGGAAAGGGACTGGTCGTCGTGACCGGCTGCGGCCACGCGGGCGCCGTGAACATCATCCGCCACGCCCAACGACTCACCGGCGTACCCCGACTCCACGCACTGCTCGGCGGCCTACACCTCGGCGGCGCCTATTTCGCCCCGAGCATCGCCCCCACCGTCCAGGCACTCACCGAACTGGCACCCGACCTGCTGGTACCCGGACACTGCACCGGCTGGCAGGCACAGCACGCCCTCGCTGCTGCCCTGTCCGACAGCTGGGTCCAGGGCAGCAGCGGCACCCGCTACAAGCTCCTCGCCGCCTGA
- a CDS encoding SRPBCC family protein — MKVQRTVSVNRPQTAVVAYLADFGNTVYWDPGTISCERTNQGPVDVGATWRNVSSFNGRTSELDYRLERLEPARLVFVGRNKQATATDDLRFAADGAATTITYNAEIQFNGLLRVAGPFLHGRFEKLADEVQTSLQAVLETL; from the coding sequence ATGAAAGTCCAACGCACGGTCAGCGTGAACCGCCCCCAGACCGCCGTGGTCGCCTACCTGGCGGACTTCGGCAACACCGTGTACTGGGATCCCGGCACGATCAGCTGTGAGCGCACGAATCAGGGTCCTGTCGACGTCGGTGCCACCTGGCGCAACGTGTCGAGCTTCAACGGCCGCACCAGCGAACTGGACTACCGCCTGGAACGGCTGGAGCCCGCCCGGCTGGTCTTCGTCGGCCGCAACAAGCAGGCCACCGCGACCGACGACCTGCGGTTCGCCGCGGACGGCGCCGCGACCACGATCACCTACAACGCGGAGATCCAGTTCAACGGTCTGCTCCGCGTGGCTGGGCCGTTCCTGCACGGCCGGTTCGAGAAACTGGCCGACGAGGTGCAGACGTCGCTGCAAGCGGTCCTGGAGACGTTGTGA
- a CDS encoding ABC transporter ATP-binding protein — MIEIKNLTKRFGPVAAVDDLSFTAEPGRVTGFLGPNGAGKTTTLRILLGLNKPTSGTATIDGRDFRTLGIGLRHVGALLNADDVHKGRSGRAHLSALALSNGLPRSRVGAVLAEVGLESAARRRVGTYSLGMKQRLGIAAALLGDPPVLIFDEPLNGLDPEGVLWIRGLFRRLAAEGRTVLVSSHMLAEMTHTADEVVVVGRGRLVATGPLADFTKHASLEEAFMELTADRVEFSAGPVEDGGRR, encoded by the coding sequence GTGATCGAAATCAAGAACCTCACCAAGCGCTTCGGCCCCGTCGCCGCGGTGGACGACCTGTCCTTCACCGCCGAACCGGGCCGCGTCACCGGCTTCCTCGGCCCCAACGGCGCCGGGAAGACCACCACCTTGCGGATCCTGCTCGGCCTGAACAAGCCGACCTCCGGGACCGCGACCATCGACGGCCGCGACTTCCGCACCCTGGGCATCGGGCTGCGGCACGTCGGGGCGCTGCTGAACGCCGACGACGTGCACAAGGGCCGCTCCGGCCGGGCCCACTTGAGCGCGCTCGCGCTGAGCAACGGACTGCCGCGCTCCCGCGTCGGCGCGGTACTGGCCGAGGTCGGGCTGGAGAGCGCCGCGCGGCGCCGGGTCGGCACCTACTCCCTGGGCATGAAGCAGCGGCTCGGCATCGCCGCCGCGCTGCTCGGCGACCCGCCGGTGCTCATCTTCGACGAGCCGCTCAACGGCCTGGACCCGGAGGGCGTGCTGTGGATCAGGGGTCTGTTCCGCCGGCTGGCCGCCGAGGGCCGCACGGTGCTGGTGTCCAGCCACATGCTCGCCGAGATGACCCACACCGCCGACGAGGTGGTGGTCGTCGGCCGGGGCCGGCTGGTCGCGACCGGGCCGCTGGCCGACTTCACGAAGCACGCCTCGCTGGAGGAGGCGTTCATGGAGCTCACCGCGGACCGGGTGGAGTTCTCCGCCGGCCCGGTCGAGGACGGGGGCCGGCGGTGA
- the glsA gene encoding glutaminase A, giving the protein MDPVTSALVRLLGRHAADPPQGRVADYIPELAVANAEAFAMSMVSVHGHVYEAGDVEQSFTIQSVSKPFVYALVLADLGLDEVSRHIGFEPSGEPFNAISLEPGTGRPANALINAGAIVATSLIAGTPEESFTRIREGLSAFAGRTLEVDEQVYLSEAETGDRNRALGYLTLSQGVLGRSAQEATDIYFRQCALRVTATDVAIMAATLANMGVNPVTRKPVVDEAAVRTTLSVMATCGMYDNSGEWMVRVGLPAKSGVGGGIAAVLPGELGLGVFSPPLDARGNSVRGMAALQETSERLGLHMFTPPGVHRSPVSASSVEEDRLILALRGELDFVAAEGIGRHLQEMAATFPLTAVDLDVTDVTVVRPIAAELLQATGRDLLARGIRLIPSDREKVPEAEGSRDGDSSKD; this is encoded by the coding sequence GTGGACCCCGTGACCTCGGCGCTGGTCAGGCTGCTTGGCCGGCATGCCGCCGATCCGCCGCAGGGGCGGGTCGCCGACTACATTCCCGAGCTGGCCGTGGCGAACGCCGAGGCGTTCGCCATGAGCATGGTCAGCGTCCACGGCCACGTCTATGAGGCCGGCGACGTCGAGCAGAGCTTTACGATCCAGTCCGTCTCCAAGCCCTTCGTCTACGCGCTCGTCCTGGCCGACCTCGGCTTGGACGAGGTCTCGCGCCACATCGGGTTCGAGCCGAGCGGGGAGCCGTTCAACGCGATCAGTCTGGAGCCGGGGACCGGTCGCCCGGCGAACGCGCTGATCAACGCCGGGGCGATCGTCGCCACCTCGCTGATCGCCGGTACTCCTGAGGAGAGCTTCACCAGGATCCGTGAGGGCCTGTCCGCGTTCGCGGGCCGGACCTTGGAGGTGGACGAGCAGGTGTACCTCTCGGAGGCGGAGACCGGAGATCGCAACCGGGCCCTCGGCTATCTGACCCTGTCCCAAGGCGTTCTGGGCCGGTCGGCCCAGGAGGCGACCGACATCTACTTCCGGCAGTGCGCGCTGCGGGTGACCGCGACCGATGTCGCCATCATGGCGGCGACACTGGCCAACATGGGCGTCAACCCGGTCACCCGCAAGCCGGTGGTGGATGAGGCCGCGGTCCGCACGACGCTGTCCGTCATGGCGACCTGCGGGATGTACGACAACAGCGGGGAGTGGATGGTCCGGGTCGGACTGCCGGCCAAGAGCGGCGTCGGGGGCGGTATCGCCGCGGTCCTGCCCGGCGAGCTGGGCCTGGGCGTCTTCAGCCCGCCGTTGGACGCGCGGGGCAACAGCGTGCGGGGTATGGCGGCGCTGCAGGAGACGTCCGAGCGCCTGGGCCTGCACATGTTCACGCCGCCCGGCGTGCACCGGTCGCCGGTATCGGCTTCCTCAGTGGAGGAAGATCGGCTCATTCTCGCGTTGCGTGGCGAGCTGGACTTCGTGGCCGCCGAGGGCATCGGGCGCCACCTGCAGGAAATGGCCGCCACCTTCCCCCTCACGGCGGTGGACCTGGACGTCACGGACGTGACCGTGGTCCGCCCGATCGCCGCCGAGCTCCTGCAGGCCACCGGCCGCGACTTGCTGGCCCGCGGGATCAGGCTGATCCCCAGCGACCGGGAGAAGGTGCCGGAAGCCGAGGGCAGCCGGGACGGCGACAGCTCGAAGGACTGA